One Desmodus rotundus isolate HL8 chromosome 4, HLdesRot8A.1, whole genome shotgun sequence DNA segment encodes these proteins:
- the ZNF518A gene encoding zinc finger protein 518A, with amino-acid sequence MPSEQKQLFFDEKQATIRKDYDTTSDVVDAIRSVIEPKISESDFHYKLKNVKIDLPKINIPNEVLLKHEVDKYRKLFQHKPQTARKSISIKAVNCVGERMLFHKSEKVEEEGIKMSAKILSFSCLKCRDSTRYSPNDLQKHFQMWHHGELPSYPCEMCSFSANDFQAFKQHRRTHRSTLVKCDICNNENVYTLLDLTKHFVSTHCVNGSFQCEKCKFSTLDVGTFVQHIHRHNEIHYKSDKYHHIYFTRGEIQKHLHVHSVKFPFTCQYCNYGATRREHLVRHVLTLHKEHLYAKEKLEKDKYEKKMAKTSVGLKLILKRYKIGASRKTFWKRKKIHSGSDQILEKNTEVLKKVNKTQAESDDRSHLIQEHLNEKDEHLHYESNDKPAESESEKPTLLSAGQRNKAEELSNSTSGFLKTAVQGPTVLMVKNNRITVPANYSAKFMGFKMVDGKQHIVIKLLPTNKQNLYSSGSQSDAAKDSTANLKLQTLDTTGFLTRGTTDLSDTVYMKATTFSCSPPILAGKVTSEKEIALLSQTNNTLQTVDDEKSVSSFSTSSELITSSVNFTTKVETRDNVDLLGSHITHSYPEVSGTAIKSPDKINSATKPNAYNSGDMHNYCINYVNSESPVESSNQGSLPFHNYSKVNNSNKRRRSSGTATCESPQREPSSSKTVVQQPISASVLSLVRKESSNPESMLASISLLNTKDETLKAQVDTEEQCVLEKGQSIDGQNLYINENQNLESMTEKSKWDDISNVESPLMPRITSVFSLQSKQASEFLPPEVNQLLQDILKTKSDVKQDSSNTPDKGLSHHCDQSFQKDEGEGKIIESSKDFRVQGIFPILSGSMGINVPTNDLNLKCSGKETQMLSVSQDVKDSEKTPRISGIGTLLKTQSDAIITQQLVKDKLRATTQNLGSLYMQSPLVNSEPKKAVFVQTPKGFFVPLHIANKPGLHVVSGKPQVNNQGVPTSLLLNKKPGMILTFNNGKFDGVNAVKSESSQACGTTTKEPCRTPFLKVEPNNNCLTPALCSSIGSCLSMKSSSENTLPLKGPYIIKTPSSSSVKAVPTFNIVSEHRGAKSNISNSVKQQNEIFPKPPLFTLLPDGKQTVFLKCVMPNKTELLKPKLVQNSTYYQNIQPKKPEGTPQKILLKIFNPVLNVTAANNLSVSNSASSLQKDNVSSNQTAGGGQKEPESCRDALPFLVDDMMPANEIVITSTATCPESSEEPLHITDGSEARVLRCKTNCTIERNFNRKKTSKKNISRIKTHVRSRDSETASVSRSRNCKRKCRDSYLERPRKKATLHRKCKEKVKPEDVHKSFGFCRPRLSKDSVRTLRLFPFSSKQLVTCPRRNQPVVVLNHPDADAPEVVNVMKTISKFNGRVLKVSLSKRTINALLKPVCYIPSKTAYGDFSKRHKTFKPVSSVKERFVLKLTLKKTSKNNYQIVKTTSENVLKAKFNCWFCGRVFDNQDAWAGHGQRHLMEATRDWNMLE; translated from the coding sequence ATGCCATCTGAACAGAAACAGTTATTTTTTGATGAAAAACAAGCTACTATAAGAAAAGATTATGATACGACAAGTGATGTAGTTGATGCTATCAGATCAGTAATTGAACCAAAAATTTCAGAAAGTGATTTTCATTATAaactgaaaaatgtgaaaattgatTTGCCGAAGATAAATATTCCAAATGAAGTTCTATTGAAACATGAAGTTgacaaatacagaaaattatttcagCATAAACCACAGACTGCAAGGAAATCTATCAGTATAAAGGCTGTAAACTGTGTAGGGGAGCGTATGTTGTTCCATAAGTCTGAGAAAGTTGAAGAAGAGGGTATAAAAATGTCTGCAAAAATACTCAGTTTCAGCTGTTTAAAATGCCGAGATAGCACTCGATATAGCCCAAATGATTTGCAGAAACACTTTCAAATGTGGCATCATGGTGAATTACCTTCATATCCGTGTGAAATGTGCAGTTTTTCAGCAAATGATTTCCAGGCATTTAAACAACACCGACGAACCCATAGAAGCACTTTAGTAAAATGTGACATTTGTAACAATGAGAATGTATATACTTTATTAGACTTGACAAAACATTTTGTATCCACACATTGTGTAAATGGTAGTTTTCAGTGTGAAAAGTGCAAATTTTCCACcctggatgttggcacatttgttCAGCACATTCATAGACACAATGAAATCCATTATAAAAGTGATAAATACcatcatatatattttactagAGGAGAGATTCAGAAGCACCTTCATGTTCATTCTGTTAAATTTCCCTTCACTTGTCAATATTGTAACTATGGTGCCACAAGGAGAGAGCACCTTGTAAGACATGTTCTAACGTTACACAAAGAACATttatatgcaaaagaaaaactagaaaaagacaaatatgaaaaaaagatggCAAAGACTTCAGTAGGTCTTAAGCTAATACTGAAAAGATACAAAATAGGTGCATCAAGGAAGACATTCTGGAAACGTAAGAAAATCCACAGTGGAAGTGAccaaattctagaaaaaaacactgaagtacttaaaaaagtgaacaaaacacaAGCTGAATCTGACGACCGGAGCCATCTTATTCAagaacatttaaatgaaaaggatGAACACCTGCACTATGAAAGCAATGATAAACCTGCTGAGTCTGAGTCAGAAAAGCCAACTCTTCTGTCCGCTGGACAGCGTAATAAAGCTGAAGAGCTGTCAAATTCTACTTCAGGTTTCTTGAAGACTGCTGTACAAGGACCTACAGTGTTGATGGTGAAAAACAATAGAATAACAGTTCCAGCTAACTATAGTGCTAAGTTTATGGGTTTCAAGATGGTGGATGGAAAACAACATATTGTAATAAAATTGTTGCCTACCAATAAACAGAATTTATATTCATCAGGCTCACAGTCAGATGCTGCCAAGGACAGTACTGCTAATTTGAAGCTACAGACTTTGGACACCACTGGATTTTTAACAAGAGGAACAACTGACTTAAGTGACACAGTTTACATGAAAGCAACTACATTTTCATGTTCGCCTCCTATACTTGCAGGGAAGgtaacttcagaaaaagaaatagctttGCTATCTCAGACAAATAATACACTTCAAACTGTGGATGATGAAAAAAGTGTATCTTCTTTTTCAACATCATCAGAATTAATTACATCATCAGTGAATTTCACCACAAAAGTTGAAACAAGAGATAATGTTGACTTACTAGGAAGTCATATTACTCATAGTTACCCTGAGGTATCAGGTACTGCCATTAAAAGTCCAGATAAAATCAACTCTGCTACCAAACCAAATGCATACAATAGTGGAGATATGCATAACTACTGCATTAATTATGTCAACTCTGAATCACCTGTTGAATCTTCCAACCAAGGATCATTACCTTTTCATAATTACTCAAAAGTGAATAATTCTAATAAACGCCGGAGGTCTTCAGGAACAGCAACATGTGAAAGCCCTCAGAGAGAACCTTCATCAAGTAAGACAGTTGTTCAACAACCAATAAGTGCATCAGTCTTATCACTGGTGAGAAAGGAGAGCTCAAACCCCGAAAGCATGTTAGCATCTATTAGCCTTTTAAATACTAAAGATGAAACTTTAAAAGCTCAAGTTGATACAGAAGAACAGTGTGTTTTAGAAAAAGGACAAAGTATTGATGGCCAGAACCTATACATTAATGAAAATCAGAATTTAGAGAGCATGACTGAAAAATCTAAATGGGATGACATTTCCAATGTTGAGTCACCTTTGATGCCTAGGATCACATCTGTGTTCTCTCTGCAGAGCAAACAGGCATCAGAATTCTTGCCACCTGAAGTAAACCAGTTACTTcaagatatattaaaaacaaaatctgatGTAAAACAAGACTCTAGTAACACTCCAGATAAAGGCCTGTCACATCACTGTGACCAGTCCTTTCAGAAAGATGAGGGAGAAGGCAAAATTATTGAATCTTCAAAAGACTTCAGAGTACAAGGCATCTTCCCGATTCTGTCTGGTAGTATGGGTATTAATGTGCCTACAAATGATctgaatttaaaatgtagtggaaaagaaacacaaatgctGTCAGTGTCACAAGATGTGAAAGATTCAGAGAAGACACCTAGAATATCAGGTATTGGCACATTACTTAAAACTCAGTCAGATGCAATAATAACACAGCAGCTTGTAAAAGACAAACTACGAGCCACTACACAAAATTTAGGTTCTTTATATATGCAGAGTCCACTTGTAAATTCAGAACCAAAAAAAGCTGTATTCGTCCAGACTCCAAAAGGCTTTTTTGTACCATTGCACATTGCTAACAAGCCTGGATTACATGTTGTTTCCGGAAAACCACAGGTTAATAATCAAGGAGTACCTACTTCTCTTCTTTTAAACAAGAAACCTGGGATGATTTTAACGTTTAATAATGGGAAATTTGACGGTGTTAACGCTGTCAAGAGTGAGAGTTCTCAAGCTTGTGGAACTACAACAAAAGAGCCTTGCAGAACACCTTTTTTAAAGGTAGAACCAAACAATAATTGTCTGACACCTGCACTTTGTTCCAGCATTGGCAGTTGTTTGAGCATGAAAAGTAGCTCAGAAAATACTTTGCCATTAAAAGGCCCTTACATTATTAAAACACCATCAAGTTCTTCAGTGAAAGCTGTTCCTACTTTTAATATAGTATCTGAGCATCGGGGCGCTAAGTCGAATATCTCGAATTCAGTAAAACAACAGAACGAGATTTTTCCAAAACCACCTCTTTTTACCCTCTTGCCTGATGGCAaacaaactgtttttttaaagtgtgtgatGCCAAATAAAACTGAGCTGCTTAAGCCTAAATTAGTCCAAAATAGTACTTACTATCAAAATATACAGCCAAAGAAACCTGAAGGAACACCacaaaaaatattgctgaaaatTTTTAACCCTGTTTTAAATGTGACTGCTGCTAATAATCTGTCAGTAAGCAACTCTGCATCCTCATTGCAGAAAGACAATGTGTCATCTAATCAGACTGCAGGAGGAGGGCAGAAAGAGCCAGAATCATGTAGAGATGCCTTACCCTTCTTAGTAGATGATATGATGCCAGCAAATGAAATTGTGATAACTTCTACTGCAACATGCCCAGAATCTTCTGAGGAACCACTACATATCACTGATGGTTCAGAAGCCAGGGTACTGAGGTGTAAAACAAATTGTACAATTGAgagaaattttaatagaaaaaagacttccaaaaaaaatatcTCAAGAATAAAAACTCATGTAAGAAGTAGAGATTCTGAAACTGCAAGTGTATCTAGAAGCAGAAACTGTAAACGAAAGTGCAGGGATAGTTACCTAGAACGTCCAAGAAAAAAGGCAACATTACATAGAAAGTGTAAAGAAAAGGTTAAACCTGAAGATGTCCACAAATCATTTGGATTTTGCAGACCTAGACTTtcaaaagattcagtcagaactTTGCGACTTTTTCCCTTTAGCTCCAAGCAGCTCGTGACATGTCCCAGGAGAAATCAACCAGTTGTAGTGTTGAATCATCCAGATGCAGATGCACCAGAAGTAGTAAACGTGATGAAAACGATTTCAAAATTTAATGGACGTGTACTTAAGGTTTCATTGTCAAAAAGAACTATCAATGCTTTACTGAAACCAGTTTGTTATATCCCTTCTAAAACAGCTTACGGTGATTTTTCCAAGAGGCACAAAACATTTAAACCTGTTAGTTCTGTGAAAGAAAGATTTGTGCTAAAATTAACACTCAAAAAGACAAGCAAAAACAATTATCAGATTGTGAAAACTACCTCCGAAAATGTTCTGAAGGCAAAATTTAACTGTTGGTTTTGTGGTAGAGTATTTGACAATCAGGATGCTTGGGCTGGTCATGGGCAGAGACATTTAATGGAAGCTACTCGTGATTGGAATATGTTAGAATAA